The following coding sequences lie in one Gemmatimonadota bacterium genomic window:
- a CDS encoding glycosyltransferase family 4 protein, which produces MSGLRFGFLTTFYPPYNFGGDGIGIQRLARGLVRAGHQVTVIHDVDAYEALAKRPAPPAEPEPEGLEVIPLRSGLGVLSPLLTQQTGRPIVNGRRIKRLLDERKFDVINFHNMSLIGGPGLFPYGDAVKLYMAHEHWLVCPTHVLWRKGREVCTGRQCFSCQLQYRRPPQWWRWTGHLERNLRHIDRFIAMSEFSREKHREFGFPREMDVLPYFLPDGEAEAPVVGNAAPHPRPYFLFVGRLELIKGLQDVLPSFEGDGPADLVVAGDGEYSEALRAQAGGNPRVRFLGRVPSTELAAWYRGAVGLLVPSLCYETFGIILLEAFRQSTPVLARRLGPLPELLAASHGGEVFATRAELDAAMARLLHDPAYRARLALAGRQALESLWSERTVIPRYLEIVQAAAADRQRARVPSPNS; this is translated from the coding sequence ATGAGCGGACTGCGCTTCGGCTTCCTCACGACCTTCTACCCGCCCTACAATTTCGGTGGCGACGGCATCGGAATTCAGCGCCTTGCCCGAGGACTGGTTCGCGCCGGCCACCAGGTCACGGTGATCCACGACGTCGATGCCTACGAGGCGCTCGCGAAGCGACCGGCGCCGCCGGCCGAGCCCGAGCCGGAGGGGCTTGAAGTCATCCCGTTGCGCAGCGGGCTCGGCGTCCTCTCGCCGTTGCTGACGCAGCAGACCGGCCGACCGATCGTGAACGGTCGTCGCATCAAGCGGCTGCTCGACGAGCGGAAGTTTGACGTCATCAACTTCCACAACATGTCGTTGATTGGCGGCCCCGGACTCTTCCCGTACGGCGACGCAGTCAAGCTCTACATGGCACACGAACACTGGCTGGTCTGTCCGACGCACGTCCTCTGGCGGAAGGGACGCGAGGTGTGCACGGGACGGCAATGCTTCAGTTGCCAGCTGCAGTACCGCCGGCCACCTCAGTGGTGGCGCTGGACCGGACACCTCGAACGCAACCTGCGGCACATCGACCGATTCATCGCGATGAGCGAGTTCAGCCGGGAGAAGCACCGGGAGTTCGGCTTCCCGCGCGAGATGGATGTCCTGCCCTACTTTCTTCCCGACGGCGAAGCGGAGGCGCCGGTGGTCGGCAACGCCGCCCCGCACCCCCGGCCCTACTTCCTGTTCGTCGGGCGACTGGAGTTGATCAAGGGGCTGCAGGACGTGTTGCCGTCGTTCGAGGGCGATGGCCCCGCCGATCTGGTGGTAGCCGGCGACGGCGAGTACAGCGAGGCACTGCGCGCGCAAGCTGGGGGCAACCCCCGAGTCCGCTTCCTGGGCCGGGTGCCGAGCACGGAGCTCGCCGCGTGGTATCGTGGTGCCGTCGGGTTGCTGGTGCCGTCGCTCTGCTATGAGACTTTCGGTATCATCCTGCTCGAGGCCTTCCGGCAATCGACGCCGGTGCTCGCTCGGCGGCTTGGCCCGCTGCCCGAATTGCTGGCGGCGTCCCACGGTGGCGAGGTGTTCGCCACCCGCGCGGAGCTCGACGCGGCAATGGCTCGGCTCCTGCATGACCCCGCCTATCGGGCGCGTCTCGCCCTGGCGGGACGCCAGGCCCTGGAGTCGCTCTGGAGCGAGCGGACGGTGATCCCCAGATACCTTGAGATCGTGCAGGCCGCGGCCGCCGATCGCCAGCGTGCGCGAGTGCCTTCTCCCAACTCCTGA
- a CDS encoding glycosyltransferase family 4 protein — translation MSLRIGVDATCWANARGYGRFTRELVTAMVHTAPEDEFVCFLDERARAVFTLDAPNVRTIVVPQHVSPTTAASADSARSPADMLRFTRAVSRHRPDVFFSPTVYTYFPLPLRLPAVVTVHDAIAERFPELTLPSRRARLFWRAKVGLALRQSRLVLTVSEYAAREITEVHHVAPHRLRVAPNAPAAIYRTTPTTDAIHRAAASVGLPTGARWFAYVGGFSPHKHVDLLVRAHSKTARLHGDPVHLLLIGARSGDAFHGDQAAIVEAVDAGGTAALVHWTGFLPDEAVRDLLAGALAVVLPSASEGFGLPPVEGAATGTPVIATTASPLPQLLEGGGIFVAPGDEGALAHALEQMMTDEAARMAMGRRARDGALSLTWESSARAALAALHEAAA, via the coding sequence GTGAGTCTCCGGATTGGCGTCGACGCGACCTGCTGGGCCAACGCGCGTGGGTATGGCCGCTTCACGCGCGAGTTGGTGACGGCGATGGTTCACACCGCCCCGGAGGACGAGTTCGTCTGTTTTCTCGACGAGCGCGCCCGGGCGGTGTTCACCCTCGATGCCCCAAACGTCCGGACGATCGTGGTCCCGCAGCATGTCTCGCCGACCACCGCCGCGAGTGCCGATTCGGCGCGGTCGCCGGCCGACATGCTGCGATTCACACGGGCGGTCAGCCGTCACCGGCCTGATGTCTTCTTCTCACCGACGGTGTACACCTACTTCCCCTTGCCGCTTCGGTTACCGGCGGTCGTGACGGTGCATGATGCGATCGCCGAGCGCTTTCCCGAACTCACCCTCCCATCGCGCCGCGCGCGGCTCTTCTGGCGCGCCAAGGTGGGGCTTGCCCTCCGTCAGTCGCGGTTGGTCCTGACCGTGTCCGAGTACGCCGCGCGCGAAATCACCGAGGTGCACCACGTGGCGCCCCACCGGCTCCGCGTGGCGCCGAATGCGCCGGCAGCGATCTATCGCACCACGCCCACGACTGACGCGATCCATCGCGCGGCCGCGTCGGTGGGGCTGCCGACTGGCGCACGATGGTTTGCGTACGTCGGGGGATTCTCTCCCCACAAGCACGTGGACCTGCTGGTGCGAGCGCATTCGAAGACGGCGCGGCTGCATGGCGACCCGGTGCACCTCCTGCTCATCGGGGCGCGGTCGGGGGATGCCTTTCATGGCGATCAGGCCGCGATCGTCGAGGCGGTGGACGCGGGCGGTACCGCCGCACTGGTGCATTGGACCGGCTTCCTGCCGGACGAGGCGGTGCGAGACCTGCTGGCTGGCGCGCTCGCCGTCGTGCTGCCGTCGGCGTCCGAAGGCTTCGGCCTGCCGCCCGTCGAAGGCGCCGCCACGGGGACGCCAGTGATCGCGACGACCGCCAGTCCCCTGCCCCAACTCCTCGAGGGTGGCGGGATCTTCGTCGCGCCGGGCGACGAGGGCGCGTTGGCCCACGCGCTCGAGCAGATGATGACGGATGAAGCAGCGCGCATGGCGATGGGTCGGCGGGCGCGCGATGGAGCGCTCTCGCTCACGTGGGAGTCGAGTGCACGCGCGGCGCTGGCGGCCCTGCACGAGGCGGCCGCATGA